A window from Zingiber officinale cultivar Zhangliang chromosome 7A, Zo_v1.1, whole genome shotgun sequence encodes these proteins:
- the LOC122001093 gene encoding uncharacterized protein LOC122001093, whose amino-acid sequence MTRSSCDKLLDIDPEIERTFRALRIQEKISEDSGSSLSSSDTPMADHSRTMKELAAPDEAFKYSCITYPTLARDFELRSGLIHLLPKYQGLSREDPNRHLHEFHLVCSTMKPQGISEEDIKIRAFPFSLTGVAKDWLYYLPPGFITSWIDMKKAFLEKFFPASRTATIRKSIYGIQQVVGETLYDYWERFKKLCSSCPQHQISEQLLVQYFYEGLLPMDRSMIDAAAGGALVNKTPEQARELISNMAENSQQFGSRALTTRGVGEVQMVSNEQKEIKNSLMELTTLVKQLALNNATQPSVVPNMQFPCKQSIVCSICSSPDHLSELCPNLIQDESLAAFSRAQFQQKHDPYSSTYNPSWRDHPNLKYGNSFYQHPSSNQHFSHTSSNFQQPQQGFQQYNQNFQQGFQHHYQPANQYQQSYQPYQQFQNLNQNQHYQYQNQNFQQSIPALPAPTKMSLTQGGSNNVSNSDPQQARLEELMQQILQQQQNQERQIGQLASSINQIQAQGSSQLPSQTIPNPKGNVSALTLRSGRKISESSRGRAAAENFSEIQPSSFSNEELPEVQNVPVSSSNPIHIDPYGLEHAQGGGNLMPDFSSNSCPAEHFPATTS is encoded by the coding sequence ATGACCAGGTCTTCATGTGATAAGTTACTTGATATTGATCCGGAAATTGAAAGGACCTTCAGAGCTTTGAGAATTCAGGAGAAAATTTCAGAGGACTCAGGaagttctttatcatcttcagATACCCCCATGGCTGATCATAGTAGGACAATGAAGGAGCTTGCAGCTCCTGATGAGGCTTTCAAGTATTCATGTATCACTTACCCAACTTTAGCTCGTGATTTTGAGTTGAGATCAGGGTTGATTCATTTGCTTCCCAAATATCAAGGATTATCTAGAGAAGACCCAAACAGACATTTGCATGAATTCCATTTGGTTTGTTCAACCATGAAACCACAAGGAATTTCAGAAGAGGATATCAAGATAAGGGCTTTTCCATTTTCACTTACTGGagtagcaaaagattggttgtattatttGCCACCGGGATTTATAACTTCATGGATAGATATGAAGAAGGCTTTCTTGGAGAAATTCTTTCCTGCCTCGAGGACTGCAACTATTAGGAAAAGCATCTATGGGATTCAACAAGTGGTGGGAGAGACACTTTATGATTATTGGGAGAGATTCAAGAAATTATGTTCAAGTTGTCCTCAACACCAAATAAGTGAGCAGTTGTTAGTCCAATACTTCTATGAGGGTTTATTACCTATGGACAGAAGTATGATAGATGCAGCAGCTGGAGGAGCTTTAGTAAACAAGACTCCAGAGCAAGCACGGGAGCTAATTTCGAACATGGCTGAAAATTCACAGCAATTTGGAAGTAGAGCACTCACTACTAGAGGAGTTGGTGAAGTTCAAATGGTTTCTAATGAACAAAAGGAGATAAAGAATTCATTGATGGAATTAACGACCTTGGTGAAACAATTAGCCTTGAACAATGCTACTCAACCTTCTGTTGTGCCGAATATGCAATTTCCATGTAAACAAAGCATAGTTTGTAGCATTTGTTCGAGTCCAGATCACCTTTCAGAACTTTGTCCAAATCTCATTCAAGATGAATCTTTGGCAGCATTCTCTAGAGCTCAGTTCCAACAAAAACATGACCCGTATTCATCTACATATAATCCGAGTTGGAGAGATCATCCAAATTTGAAGTATGGCAATTCATTCTATCAACATCCATCTTCAAATCAGCATTTCAGCCACACTTCCAGCAATTTCCAGCAACCTCAGCAAGGTTTCCAGCAGTATAATCAGAATTTCCAGCAAGGTTTTCAGCATCATTACCAGCCTGCAAATCAATATCAGCAATCGTATCAGCCTTATCAGCAATTTCAGAATCTGAATCAGAATCAGCATTATCAATATCAAAATCAGAATTTCCAGCAATCAATTCCAGCACTTCCAGCACCTACAAAGATGAGTTTAACTCAAGGAGGTTCCAATAATGTTTCAAATTCAGATCCACAGCAAGCTAGATTGGAGGAATTGATGCAGCAAATTCTTCAGCAGCAACAAAATCAGGAAAGGCAGATTGGGCAATTGGCTTCTAGCATTAATCAGATTCAAGCTCAGGGATCGAGTCAATTGCCATCTCAAACAATTCCTAATCCTAAAGGGAACGTTAGTGCATTAACTTTAAGGAGTGGAAGAAAAATTTCAGAATCTTCAAGAGGAAGAGCTGCTGCTGAAAATTTTTCAGAAATCCAGCCATCCAGTTTCAGCAATGAAGAACTCCCAGAAGTGCAGAATGTGCCAGTTTCAAGTTCTAATCCAATTCACATTGATCCCTACGGTTTGGAGCATGCACAAGGAGGTGGAAATCTGATGCCAGATTTTTCCAGCAACTCTTGTCCAGCTGAACATTTTCCAGCAACAACTTCATAA